The Pempheris klunzingeri isolate RE-2024b chromosome 15, fPemKlu1.hap1, whole genome shotgun sequence genome contains the following window.
TTAGTCTTTGATAGCCGATGGATATTATGATAATCAGTTGTTAGAGATATTCATAACGTAATTTAATATTGCtgtaaaattagtttttgttcAGTAGCCGTATTAAAACAGTTATTCGGAGCCCTAGTCAGACCAACATTTATCAATTCATTTGGAAACCAATCTGATATCAAAAAAAGATTGACGGATGCTGAAATTTACCTACTAAtcttaacatttttgttttgattactTCTATAACCCAgtagtgtttttctgtgtctacCAAGCAGCAACAGTGGGGCCAATGAAACTGCAAAACAATCTGCTACACTGATCTGGAcgcttttttaaaattattattattattatcatcatcaagCCCATGAATTTAGCAAAACTAGTCCGGCATCAACACGGTGCGGACTGCCCCTCGTCCAGGCCCATGTGAGGGGCTTTCAGGAGGCAAAACACTGTGTGCTCATATCTGGGACAAAGTTGGGAGGAGGGGCGAACTGAGAGGAGGCTAGATGGAGGACACACGCGTCTCTTAACTCAGTGAGCCACCTACACTGCTGGTGAAACTGgaaacacacataaacccacggaaggaagaaaaaaaaaaaaaaaaaaaagtcacgaTACTCAAAGCTTAAATGTAAAAGCCCCTCTGCTGTGACTCGTCAGCACAGCTGGTGTGTCCGGTTTACACGAGGTGTGGTTTGTGGCTCCACTCGCAGACTTCCCCCGCTTCATAACAAAGACTTTCAGTGACGTCTTGGAAAATATCCACGCGTGTGTGTCATTTCACTGGCACAAGAAGACACCTAgcatgatgctgctgctggtttagCACTGCCCACGCAAGTTACGGTAAAGGGCAGATCAAGTGGGCTATAAATGCAACTAGCATTAGCGGGCTGTTAAAATACAAGATGTTAATCTCGGCTAACGTTGGTGGTACATTACACTGAGCCGCCTGGTTAGTGGGgtgtattttttacatttttaaacagtaTTAATTGAACATAGGGACGTCGTGTCTTTAGAAAGCCAGTTCGAGCTGCTAATTTCCCGCTGGCGCCGGTGTCTGTTATCAGTCACTCAACCAGCATCTAGGTTAACGGCGTTTAACGGTAACTCCAGGTCATTCAAACCGTAAAACACAAGGTTAAAGCCACACACCGGACACTAGATTAACTAAATATAACGCAGcatattttaaatcataaagaAACTATGGCGTGAACTAAATGCGGTCAATGTTTACAAACACTTCAGATAGCCTGGGGGCAAGCTAGCACCCGCTATTGTCTAGCTCACCCGGCACTGCTAGCATGTGATGGAATTTGGCTAGGCGGCTAAGTAAGCTAACACCGTTGGTGTCCACGTAGCCTAAAGTTAGTAGGTCCTGTTAGCAGCCTGTGCGAAAAGGGGACATATGTTAGCGAGCTATCATTTAGTCCAGGACAACAAGCGTGCTAAGCTACGCCGGTGCTAGCGAAGGCTGGTTTAACAGATGATGAGACTGTCAATCAAACCTCAGCGCTGCGCCGCTGAAGCCACGCGGTCAACCCGCAACCGGCTGCCACCTGACTCTGCCGTGATTTGGCTCTAAATATCCCCATGTCAGCTCAAGAAACCCGCCAAATTAGCTAGCTGGGTTGCCAACCTTGCCGCTGGCGGTGCCCCCGGAGACACCGATGAGAAAGGGCTGTCGAATAACGTTGATATTCTCGCCGCGGTCCCTTAGATGTGTCTCGCTGTCCCCGGCCATACTTGCAATGTGCCGTCAAGGCTGCCGTGCTGGAGGATCTTTGTGGTGGAGCTCCTCCCACAAGGTTTAATAACCCGCAGatttcattaaatgtatttattgacaCGTATTTTTCATTATACATTTATTCTTATACACGTACATAtcatatcaaatcaaattatcGATTTAATAATATTATCTTAATTTGTCCTTTTTGCGCTTGACAGTGAAAACAACCAATCGTCTTACACGCTGTGACGCCTGCGTCATGACGTGTAACGGTCGGCATTACTCGCCCCGCCCCCCCTGTGGAGCCTCAGAAAATAATGTAACTGAACAACAAACTGTGCATATAAAGACttataaactgtttttatctgtatGCATTCACCTTTAAACCCACACTAAGTGTGAAGGAGCATGTAAGTAAGTTTGTCAAGACTTAAATACGGTGGTGAAAAATAACAAAGCGAGGTATAAGCAGCTAGCGTCTGACAGTTTTGCACATATGCTTTAGCTAAGTAGTTCAGAGAGTCGAGAGAAACTCCTTTAACGTTTTCTAATGTCGGATTAGTTTTAATGGAGTAACGGTGTGTTTGTCTCACAGTTATCGGCTAAACACAGTTAGCTCCAGCATGCTCCAGAGGCTCGCTGCGTCGCTGCGGCGgcccgctgctgctgctcccctcCCGGCGGCGGTACGATGCGTGTCCTCGGGCTCAGTGGAAGTCACGGCCCCGCTGAACTTCTGGGCAGGAAAGAGACGGAACAGCCAAGAGAAATGCAACAAGGAACATGTGTACGAACCTGCAACAGGTAAGTCTCAAAAACATTTGATATGTGTTATAAAACACGGTTGTAGTATGTGTTATAAGCCCCTGTTTCCTGACTGGACTTtggtctctgctgtgtgtgtgtctgcctgagCCTCCTGACTCTCTGAATACTCTCCAGTTGTCTTTCTACATaatacattttctgcattttagtCGCCCCTGACCTGTACAATCAGTTTTATTGCCCTGATCAGCTCCAGTGGAGCAGCCATGACACGTCCTAACTATTAAATCTTccttgtcctctgtgtgtggttGACTTTTCACTCACTGATTTTTGTTGCTTGGTTTAAATTCAGGCCTTTCAGCTCCATTTGATCTAGCAAACAGCCTGTGTGCAGCCCACTCTTCAGGCACAACGATGCCAAATTGAGTGTGTGACAGCCTACAGGCCTAgatttaatttccatttttactGCTGTACGATGCCCATTGAATCAGAACTACAGCACCTAAACAAACTAGTGACGTGAGATGTGGTGGTGTAACCTTTTGGTTTTCTATTTAACCTGTGTGCTCAACTGGTTTCATTATCGTGTGTTTGCCTTTGCAGGACGAGTCTTGTGCCATTTGGAGCCGTGTGGCGCTGCGGAGGTCGACCAGGCTGTGAAGGCTGCCAAGCTGGCCTTTGGCCATTGGAGCAGAATGTCTGGGATGGAGAGGGCGAGGATCATGATAGACGCTGCCCATATCAttgaggtgtttgtgtttttcattcatttgtacGCTACTCCTGAGAATACGTAAATTGGCACAAAGACCACATAAGAATGACTGCACAGAGTATCTTGAGTATCCTTGGCCTGGTTTCCTTAAAGCATTCAGTGTGCTGGTAATTTGACCAAGACTCTTTCATATCCTGCATGATGAAGATCTCTAGTGTGGGAATCACTGTATACTGTGCACATTTCCTGTCACAACGTGCTTCACACGACCTACATATCAAAACTCCAGCTGACAAACAACTCATCTGAATGACTaatgcacaaaaagaaaaatctataaCTCATCTCATTAtgtacatctgtgtttttgtgactaTGATTGTACGTCGTGAACAGACCGTCCTGCTTTGTACAAAGAGTCGCactaacaaaagaaaatgacatgatgacatcctggctttcatgcacagagcaggagagaggagatagCTCAAATGGAGGTGGTCAATAATGGGAAGTCCATCACGGAGGCCCGCCTGGATGTGGACTCTGCCAGACTGTGTATAGAGTACTATGCAGGGCTGGCCGGCACTCTGGCAGGTTGGTACGATGCAACTTCTCACTCAGTAGCTACGTGTTGAAGAAAAGGCCTTATACAGAAATACTTTAACGAATATTATTCAGATTTTCAGTGTCTAAACCTTTGTTTCACCATGTTTACACCTTCGCCTGTCCTCTCTAAAGGCCAGCATGTCCAGTTGCCTGGGGGATCCTTCGCCTATACGCGCAGGGAGCCTCTGGGAGTCTGTGTCGGCATCGGCGCTTGGAATTATCCTTTTCAGATAGCTGCATGGAAATCAGCCCCAGCTCTGGCCTGTGGTATGGGATCTAAAAGAGTTTGTGTTGTGTCTTTGGTTGActatgtttgtttatttgttatttagCGGGATACCTCAAAAATGATCTTAAAAGAattcagtgacatttttttaGAAGATTAGAAGACTGTGGGTCTAGGAAGAACCTGTCTGGGGTTAGGATAACACCACAACACAGCAATTTATAAAGCATTAGAAACTGTATACAATCTTATTACCAGTGATATTGGATGAGTGAAATTCATTTTCTGCAATTGTCTGTGAAATTCTTTTTGAAATAAGCTGCTATGACTCCCAAGATattttgtgcagctgcagccaAATGTAACTCACATGTATACACATTTGTCCTGAGCGAtcctggacaaaaaaaagacatcttttCACCAACAGATGGCGCTACAGCAACATAATTACTTTACTGTGGTCATGAGTCTGCCTCATCTCCTCACATGAATCGAGCCCTAACTTTCCTCATCAGTTTATAACCTGACTTCTCTCTAGTTGATCAGATGAGTCAAACTATTTTCTATCGTCTTTCTTactcatttgtattttttgtttttttcttgtgtctGTCCTCTAAAACAGGCAACTCCATGGTGTTCAAGCCGTCACCGGTGACGCCGGTGACAGCAGTCATGTTGGCAGAGATCTTTGCCGAGGTTGGAGCTCCAGAGGGGCTGGTTAACGTGGTGCAGGGCGGCCAGGAGACTGGCAGCTTACTCTGCCACCACCCTGACGTCGCCAAGGTGTCCTTCACTGGGAGTGTGCCCACAGGCAAGAAGGTCTGTGTTACTTTAATGGTAGAAGTGAAATATTCTACACACCTTGTGGacttttcttggttttattaGTGAGATATTAAATAAGAAACACCTGTTGATCGTGGAAAACCTTGGTACAGACCTGTCATGAGTGGGAACTGTCGAGtgtctttcttctctgtgaATAATCGATGGCTTTTCCTTCTTTAAACCCCAGATTATGGCGATGGCATCCAGAGGAGTGAAGCCTGTGACTCTGGAGCTTGGAGGGAAATCTCCTCTGCTCATCTTCCAGGACGGCGACCTGGAGAACGCTGTGAAGGGAGCTCTCATGGCCAACTTCC
Protein-coding sequences here:
- the aldh9a1b gene encoding 4-trimethylaminobutyraldehyde dehydrogenase B, which produces MLQRLAASLRRPAAAAPLPAAVRCVSSGSVEVTAPLNFWAGKRRNSQEKCNKEHVYEPATGRVLCHLEPCGAAEVDQAVKAAKLAFGHWSRMSGMERARIMIDAAHIIESRREEIAQMEVVNNGKSITEARLDVDSARLCIEYYAGLAGTLAGQHVQLPGGSFAYTRREPLGVCVGIGAWNYPFQIAAWKSAPALACGNSMVFKPSPVTPVTAVMLAEIFAEVGAPEGLVNVVQGGQETGSLLCHHPDVAKVSFTGSVPTGKKIMAMASRGVKPVTLELGGKSPLLIFQDGDLENAVKGALMANFLSQGQVCSNGTRVFVQRDILPEFVEEVVKRTKAIKIGDPLLESTRMGALVSRPHLEKVLSFVEQAKKEGAAVLCGGEPFVPSDPKLRGGYYMTPCVLGDCTDEMTCVKEEIFGPVMSVLSFETEEEVLQRANDTTMGLAAGVFTRDVRRAHRVVEHLKAGSCFINNYNITPVEVPFGGFKMSGIGRENGQVTIEHYTQLKTVFVEMGDVDSLF